One window from the genome of Alkalihalobacillus sp. LMS6 encodes:
- a CDS encoding helix-turn-helix domain-containing protein, with protein MENSCQVDTALEILVGKWKHKILFQLLHQDVMRFNELKRAIPGITQKMLTSQLRELEQNDIIQREVYPQIPPKVEYSMTPYGESLKPILDAMHSWGSNHIKHLDLMFPQTKEQ; from the coding sequence ATGGAGAATTCTTGTCAAGTAGATACGGCTCTTGAAATTTTAGTTGGCAAATGGAAGCATAAAATTTTGTTTCAGTTGTTACACCAAGATGTGATGCGGTTTAATGAGTTAAAACGAGCAATTCCTGGTATTACACAAAAAATGCTTACATCGCAACTACGTGAACTTGAACAAAACGACATTATTCAGCGTGAAGTTTATCCACAAATCCCGCCAAAAGTTGAATACTCTATGACGCCTTACGGTGAAAGTCTAAAACCGATTCTTGATGCAATGCACAGTTGGGGATCGAATCATATTAAACATTTAGACCTCATGTTCCCGCAGACGAAAGAGCAATGA
- a CDS encoding VOC family protein produces MYERMSLGEVELTVTNLEESLDFYRDIIGFKEIKVEGQRAELFTNEGARLLILNENRDAKKNPGQLYVGLYHFALLYPDRASLGAQLLHLQKKQIEIGGADHLVSEAIYLNDPDGNGIELYCDRPRNSWTYSEDGSIRMDTIQLNAQSLLDLAEDWNGIPNGLTMGHVHMHVKDLAETEQFYKDVLQFDTMTHFGQQALFMSGAGYHHHFGFNTWVRNKTTAPEPFVGMSRYTIRMLDEKEFYAIRETPAVKAVLIEEGETSFTIQDPSEMFIKFTQE; encoded by the coding sequence ATGTATGAACGAATGAGCTTAGGTGAAGTGGAGTTAACTGTAACAAATTTGGAAGAGTCTTTGGATTTTTACCGTGACATAATTGGGTTTAAAGAAATAAAGGTGGAAGGACAAAGGGCAGAACTTTTTACGAACGAAGGAGCCAGGCTTTTAATTTTAAATGAAAACCGTGATGCTAAAAAGAACCCAGGTCAACTTTATGTAGGTCTGTATCATTTTGCTTTATTGTACCCTGACCGTGCTTCGCTTGGGGCCCAGCTTCTCCATCTACAAAAAAAACAAATCGAAATCGGTGGTGCTGACCATTTAGTGAGTGAAGCAATTTATCTAAATGATCCAGATGGAAATGGGATTGAACTTTATTGCGATCGCCCCCGAAACAGTTGGACGTATTCAGAGGACGGGTCTATTCGGATGGATACGATTCAACTGAATGCACAGAGTCTCCTTGATCTAGCTGAGGACTGGAACGGTATACCGAATGGATTAACAATGGGTCATGTTCATATGCATGTAAAAGATTTAGCAGAAACGGAACAATTTTATAAAGACGTACTCCAATTTGATACAATGACGCATTTTGGGCAGCAGGCACTCTTCATGTCAGGGGCAGGCTATCATCACCATTTTGGATTTAACACGTGGGTAAGAAATAAAACCACCGCGCCAGAACCATTTGTTGGGATGAGTCGGTATACGATAAGAATGCTCGACGAGAAAGAGTTCTATGCTATACGAGAGACGCCAGCTGTTAAAGCTGTTTTAATTGAAGAGGGTGAGACATCGTTTACAATACAAGATCCTTCTGAGATGTTCATAAAATTTACACAAGAATAA
- a CDS encoding nitroreductase family protein, with translation MTTFFEAIQNRQAYVDLSAEAVVPKERIIEVIEHAIKYVPTPFNSQSSRVWLITGERHEQFWTHVKQLETISEEERKQVYQYEKGYGTVLFFEDYAAISEAQRKNPKYLEYFPTWSNQSSGMLQFTVWNALQVEGFGGNLTHYEAWTTESEKGKWSIPATWELKAQLPFGKPNGEAFNKVEIDMEKQFKSFGS, from the coding sequence ATGACAACTTTTTTTGAAGCGATTCAAAATCGACAGGCGTATGTAGATCTTTCTGCCGAAGCGGTTGTGCCAAAAGAACGTATTATTGAAGTGATTGAACATGCGATTAAATATGTACCCACACCGTTTAATTCTCAGTCAAGTAGAGTGTGGCTCATCACAGGTGAGCGGCACGAGCAATTTTGGACGCATGTGAAACAATTGGAGACCATTAGTGAGGAAGAACGTAAGCAGGTGTATCAGTATGAAAAAGGATACGGTACTGTGCTCTTTTTTGAAGATTACGCAGCCATTTCAGAGGCACAAAGAAAGAACCCAAAATACCTTGAATATTTTCCGACTTGGTCAAATCAATCGTCGGGCATGCTCCAGTTTACGGTGTGGAATGCACTACAGGTTGAAGGATTTGGTGGAAATTTAACACATTACGAGGCATGGACCACTGAATCGGAAAAAGGTAAATGGTCCATTCCAGCTACATGGGAACTAAAAGCACAGCTTCCATTCGGAAAACCAAATGGAGAAGCTTTTAATAAAGTAGAAATCGATATGGAGAAGCAATTTAAATCGTTTGGATCATAA
- a CDS encoding ABC transporter permease, which yields MLKYVSRRFLAMVMTLWIIITATFFLMHSVPGSPLNGEHNTSEAVQANLEAYYGLDRPVLLQYVDYLGSIIQFDFGPSISQPAVSVNDLISRGFPVSLELGLYALGFALISGVTLGVLAALRRNGMIDYLLMTLAVLGLSVPNFILAALLIQSFKDYLPVALWHDWTHMILPVFALATSPMAIIARLTRSTMVDVLTQDYIRTAQAKGLSPFVVVTKHALRNGLMPVVTIMGTLVAGVLTGSFVIEKIFAIPGIGRYFVEGINNRDYAVIMGTTIFYSAILLVMLLIVDIIYGFLDPRIRLDKKEAK from the coding sequence ATGCTTAAATATGTCAGTCGTCGCTTTTTAGCGATGGTCATGACGCTATGGATTATTATTACGGCGACATTTTTTCTAATGCATAGTGTGCCTGGTTCGCCATTAAATGGCGAGCACAATACAAGTGAAGCGGTTCAAGCAAATCTTGAAGCGTATTATGGTTTGGATCGTCCAGTTCTCCTGCAATACGTTGATTATTTAGGCTCAATCATCCAGTTTGATTTTGGCCCATCGATCTCTCAACCGGCCGTATCCGTTAACGATTTAATTTCAAGAGGATTTCCTGTTTCGCTTGAACTAGGCTTATATGCGTTAGGGTTTGCTCTTATTTCAGGTGTGACCTTAGGCGTACTTGCTGCTTTAAGAAGAAATGGCATGATTGATTATCTATTAATGACATTAGCGGTTTTAGGGTTATCCGTACCAAATTTCATTTTAGCCGCTTTGCTTATTCAGTCGTTTAAAGACTACCTACCGGTTGCTTTATGGCACGATTGGACACATATGATCTTACCTGTTTTTGCTTTAGCAACATCACCGATGGCAATCATAGCACGGTTAACCCGCTCGACAATGGTGGATGTGCTCACTCAAGATTACATACGAACGGCTCAAGCGAAAGGACTTTCACCTTTTGTTGTCGTGACAAAACATGCGTTAAGAAATGGATTAATGCCAGTGGTCACGATTATGGGAACGCTCGTTGCTGGGGTTTTAACAGGGAGTTTTGTAATTGAAAAGATTTTTGCTATTCCTGGAATCGGTCGTTATTTCGTTGAAGGCATTAACAATCGAGATTACGCCGTCATTATGGGTACAACCATTTTTTACAGTGCGATCTTGCTCGTTATGCTGCTCATTGTTGATATTATCTATGGCTTCCTCGATCCAAGAATTCGCCTGGACAAGAAGGAGGCAAAATAA
- a CDS encoding CapA family protein: protein MKRTTPTFGFIAVLFFMTGCDSGVEATSTEMTSLGKMEYVEGMERTAQANRFYQTTTIRAVGDILIHDRVYDDARIEDGFDFTPMLEDVAPYLQEADVTIANQETMIGGEEIGLSGYPAFNSPFEVGDALKEAGVDVVTLANNHTLDRGPQSIMNALQYWDELDMVYTGSFRDEEDASELRIVESEGISIAVLSYTYGTNGIPVPDGRDYLVNLADPSLMATQIADASEKADAVLVALHAGDEYVDYPNQQQRDWVQIAADNGATAVIGHHPHVLQPAEWIEGKHEHEMLVVYSLGNFLSGQYDHPRRVGGIFHFELEVVEGEKARAVNPALLPTYVQFEEGDRNYRVTPMKDLTDRELPDVNTHLEDVEAHMSQWLPELDVMTE from the coding sequence ATGAAGCGAACCACTCCTACTTTTGGTTTTATCGCTGTCCTTTTTTTTATGACTGGTTGCGACTCAGGAGTAGAGGCGACTTCAACGGAAATGACGTCTTTAGGAAAAATGGAGTATGTTGAAGGAATGGAGCGAACCGCACAAGCGAACCGCTTTTACCAAACCACAACAATACGTGCAGTAGGCGATATATTAATCCATGATCGTGTTTATGACGATGCTAGAATAGAAGATGGCTTTGATTTTACGCCGATGTTAGAAGACGTCGCTCCTTATTTACAAGAGGCAGACGTAACCATTGCGAATCAAGAAACGATGATTGGTGGTGAAGAAATCGGATTATCTGGATACCCTGCTTTTAATTCTCCGTTTGAAGTCGGAGATGCGTTAAAAGAAGCAGGTGTTGATGTTGTTACATTAGCAAATAATCATACGCTAGACCGTGGGCCTCAGTCCATCATGAATGCGCTTCAATACTGGGATGAACTAGATATGGTATACACAGGATCATTTCGAGATGAAGAAGATGCAAGCGAATTACGGATTGTTGAAAGTGAAGGCATATCGATTGCTGTATTAAGTTATACATATGGGACAAATGGAATTCCTGTTCCGGATGGAAGGGACTATCTTGTTAATCTTGCTGATCCCTCTCTTATGGCAACCCAAATAGCAGATGCTAGCGAGAAGGCTGATGCCGTTCTTGTTGCTTTACATGCAGGAGATGAATATGTAGACTATCCTAATCAACAACAGCGAGATTGGGTACAAATTGCTGCGGATAATGGAGCAACAGCCGTAATCGGTCATCATCCACATGTTCTTCAACCTGCAGAATGGATTGAAGGGAAACATGAACACGAGATGCTTGTTGTCTATTCACTTGGGAATTTTTTATCTGGTCAATATGACCACCCGAGACGTGTTGGTGGCATCTTTCACTTTGAGCTAGAGGTGGTTGAAGGTGAAAAAGCTAGAGCTGTAAACCCTGCCCTTCTCCCTACTTATGTTCAATTTGAAGAAGGTGATCGCAATTATCGTGTGACGCCTATGAAAGACTTAACTGATCGTGAATTACCAGATGTTAATACACATCTTGAAGATGTCGAAGCGCATATGAGCCAATGGCTACCAGAGTTAGACGTCATGACAGAATAG
- a CDS encoding ABC transporter permease: MALLDSNGQSVKDELFQRNTEQLNAEQVSRPSLSYWRSVWMRLKQNKLAMFGLVTMIGLTIMAIIGPWISPHSIASPNYTMVNQPPSSEYWFGTDALGRDMFARTWYGARISLFVGLVAALIDCMVGIIYGGVSGYKGGKTDSFMMRIVEILYGLPYLLVVILLMVIMGPGLLTIIIALTITGWVGMARIVRGQVLSLKQNEYVLASKVFGASTSHIIRKSLLPNTMGPIIIQMTLTVPTAIFAEAFLSFLGLGISAPYASWGSLAEDGLSSILTGNWWRLFFPAFFISLTMYAFNVFGDGLQDAIDPKTRGN, from the coding sequence ATGGCTTTGCTCGATTCAAATGGTCAATCAGTGAAAGACGAATTGTTTCAACGGAATACAGAACAGCTAAATGCTGAACAAGTATCAAGGCCATCTCTTTCTTATTGGCGCTCGGTCTGGATGCGACTAAAACAAAATAAGCTTGCTATGTTTGGTTTGGTTACGATGATCGGTTTAACCATTATGGCGATTATTGGACCGTGGATCTCACCACACTCAATCGCATCACCCAATTATACGATGGTCAATCAACCTCCATCGAGTGAATATTGGTTTGGCACAGACGCTCTAGGACGAGATATGTTTGCAAGAACCTGGTATGGTGCGCGCATTTCGCTATTTGTTGGATTAGTAGCGGCATTAATTGATTGTATGGTCGGCATTATTTACGGTGGCGTTTCTGGCTATAAAGGTGGAAAAACCGATTCGTTTATGATGAGGATTGTCGAGATTTTATACGGTCTTCCATACTTACTTGTTGTCATCCTCCTTATGGTTATTATGGGTCCAGGCTTGCTGACGATCATTATTGCTTTAACGATTACCGGTTGGGTTGGCATGGCACGAATTGTTCGAGGGCAAGTGCTTTCGTTAAAACAAAATGAGTATGTACTTGCTTCTAAAGTTTTTGGGGCGAGCACAAGTCATATTATTCGAAAAAGCCTACTCCCAAATACAATGGGACCCATCATTATTCAAATGACACTAACCGTACCTACAGCTATTTTTGCGGAAGCATTTTTAAGTTTTCTTGGCTTAGGCATTTCCGCACCTTATGCTTCATGGGGATCGCTTGCAGAGGACGGCCTTTCTTCCATCTTAACAGGGAACTGGTGGCGTTTATTCTTTCCTGCATTTTTTATCTCGCTAACGATGTACGCGTTTAACGTATTTGGTGATGGTCTACAAGATGCCATTGATCCGAAGACGAGGGGGAACTAA
- a CDS encoding ABC transporter ATP-binding protein, which yields MKKDEMMIELRDVKKHFHIRKNQTLKAVDGVSFSIKKGEMFGLVGESGCGKSTLGRTILRLYEPTDGSITFKDQIVHQANAKQKKELDRSMQMIFQDPYASLNPRSMVMDIIAEGLDVHRHLRGKERKERVWELLETVGLNKEHANRYPHEFSGGQRQRIGIARALALQPEFIVADEPISALDVSIQAQVVNLLQKLQREQGLTFLFIAHDLSMVRHISDRIGVMYLGKLVELTTSEQLYKRPLHPYTEALLSAIPIPDPDLEDEREPILLKGEIPSPISPPSGCVFRTRCPKVMEKCAMMVPEMKEYEPGHYAACHLYDERSNWDHDEVAMTRD from the coding sequence ATGAAAAAAGATGAGATGATGATAGAATTACGAGATGTGAAGAAACATTTTCATATACGAAAAAATCAAACGCTTAAGGCAGTGGACGGCGTTTCATTTTCAATAAAAAAAGGTGAAATGTTTGGCTTAGTTGGTGAATCGGGATGTGGAAAGTCGACATTAGGACGGACGATATTAAGACTCTATGAACCGACAGACGGATCGATTACGTTCAAGGATCAAATTGTTCATCAAGCAAATGCCAAGCAGAAGAAAGAACTGGACCGAAGCATGCAAATGATTTTTCAAGATCCGTATGCCTCGTTAAACCCTCGGTCAATGGTGATGGATATTATTGCTGAGGGGCTGGATGTTCACCGGCACTTAAGAGGCAAGGAAAGAAAGGAACGGGTATGGGAGCTGTTAGAAACAGTAGGTTTAAATAAAGAACATGCCAATCGGTATCCACATGAATTTAGTGGAGGACAGCGTCAGCGTATTGGAATTGCACGGGCACTTGCTTTACAGCCAGAGTTTATTGTAGCAGACGAACCGATTTCGGCACTAGATGTATCCATTCAAGCACAAGTCGTAAATCTTTTGCAAAAGCTTCAGCGGGAGCAAGGACTAACGTTTTTGTTCATTGCTCATGACCTTTCGATGGTACGCCATATTAGTGATCGAATTGGTGTGATGTATCTAGGGAAATTAGTTGAATTAACAACAAGCGAACAACTTTATAAAAGACCGCTTCATCCTTATACGGAAGCGTTATTATCGGCGATCCCTATTCCAGACCCTGATCTTGAAGATGAACGCGAACCGATTCTACTAAAAGGAGAGATTCCTAGTCCTATATCACCACCTAGCGGATGTGTGTTTCGGACAAGATGTCCCAAAGTAATGGAAAAATGTGCTATGATGGTACCAGAAATGAAGGAGTATGAACCTGGTCATTATGCCGCATGTCACTTGTACGATGAGAGATCGAACTGGGACCACGATGAAGTAGCGATGACTAGAGATTAG
- a CDS encoding LD-carboxypeptidase, whose product MKTIYPKALQKGDTIGVIAPASKPLQANIEKAMKIYEEMGLQVLLSEHLTDGFGYLSAEDSHRIKALEDMFLNDEVKGIFCACGGYGTPRIVDQIRYDLIKENPKIFWGYSDITCLHTAIYQQTGLVTFHGPMMSSDLANEVDSLTMAGLKQIMSPTALTLEEQDQPVTSLQDGYVKGPLIGGNLTLLSSLIGSPYEINAKGALLFLEEIEEEPYRIDRMLNQLRLAGILDDAAGFVIGDFNQCTPKKRHRSLRLEDVFDHYLNRSGKPCIRGFPIGHCMPVYSIPYGAQATLDTHKKTVTIEAGTRE is encoded by the coding sequence ATGAAGACCATTTATCCGAAGGCATTACAAAAAGGCGATACAATTGGAGTAATCGCGCCAGCTAGTAAGCCGCTTCAAGCAAATATTGAGAAGGCTATGAAAATATATGAAGAGATGGGGTTACAAGTACTCCTATCTGAACATTTAACAGATGGTTTTGGGTATTTAAGTGCAGAAGACTCCCATCGTATTAAAGCGTTAGAAGATATGTTTTTAAATGATGAGGTAAAAGGCATTTTTTGCGCGTGCGGTGGCTACGGAACACCAAGAATAGTCGATCAAATTCGGTACGATCTCATCAAGGAAAACCCAAAAATCTTTTGGGGCTATAGCGACATCACGTGTCTGCACACAGCGATTTACCAGCAAACAGGTCTCGTAACCTTTCACGGACCGATGATGAGCTCTGATCTAGCAAATGAAGTTGATTCCTTAACAATGGCAGGATTAAAACAAATTATGTCCCCTACAGCACTTACGTTGGAGGAGCAAGATCAACCAGTAACGAGTTTGCAAGATGGCTACGTGAAAGGACCTCTTATTGGAGGCAATCTTACTTTGCTATCTAGTTTAATTGGGAGCCCTTACGAAATAAATGCGAAAGGTGCTCTTTTGTTTCTTGAAGAAATTGAAGAGGAGCCATACCGGATTGATCGAATGTTAAATCAGCTAAGACTTGCAGGCATACTTGATGATGCAGCTGGTTTCGTAATCGGTGATTTTAATCAATGTACCCCGAAAAAGCGTCATCGGTCTCTTCGTTTAGAAGACGTATTCGATCACTATTTAAATCGTAGTGGAAAACCATGCATAAGAGGGTTTCCAATTGGTCATTGCATGCCAGTGTACTCCATACCGTACGGGGCTCAAGCAACCCTTGATACACATAAAAAAACAGTAACGATAGAAGCGGGAACGAGGGAGTGA
- a CDS encoding ABC transporter ATP-binding protein, translating to MSLLEINDLHINFKTYGGEVQAVRGVNLKLEKGETLAIVGESGCGKSVTAQSIMRLLPKGISKVKQGEVWFNGTNLLTLSDKKMRKIQGNDISMIFQDPMTSLNPTLSIGTQLTEGIRKHTSISASAAKAKALEMLTIVGISNGEDRLKQYPHEFSGGMRQRLMIAMALICEPDILIADEPTTALDVTIQAQILSLFKEIQRKTGVAIILITHDLGVVAQLADRVHVMYAGKVIELSDRRGLFYQSAHPYTKGLLRSIPRLDDAKEELVPISGTPPDLFSPPTGCPFAARCHYAMDVCRHHMPEMTKVSETHQAACWLLDERSKQVFKELA from the coding sequence ATGTCGCTGTTGGAAATAAACGATTTACATATAAATTTTAAAACGTATGGTGGAGAAGTCCAAGCTGTTCGGGGTGTGAATTTAAAACTTGAAAAAGGAGAAACCCTTGCCATTGTTGGAGAAAGTGGTTGTGGGAAAAGCGTAACGGCACAAAGCATCATGCGCCTGCTTCCAAAAGGAATTTCTAAAGTGAAGCAAGGCGAAGTTTGGTTCAATGGAACGAATTTGCTTACGTTGTCAGATAAAAAAATGAGAAAAATACAAGGAAATGATATCTCGATGATTTTCCAAGATCCGATGACGTCTTTAAACCCGACACTTAGCATCGGAACTCAGCTAACAGAAGGCATTCGCAAGCATACATCCATTTCCGCATCAGCAGCCAAAGCAAAGGCGTTGGAGATGTTGACAATCGTCGGCATTTCAAATGGAGAAGATCGCTTAAAGCAATATCCACATGAATTTAGTGGCGGTATGCGTCAGCGTCTTATGATTGCGATGGCGCTTATTTGTGAACCGGACATTTTAATTGCTGATGAGCCAACCACAGCACTAGATGTCACGATTCAAGCGCAAATCCTATCGCTCTTTAAAGAAATTCAACGTAAAACAGGCGTCGCCATTATCTTAATTACCCATGATCTTGGCGTTGTCGCTCAATTAGCGGATCGCGTTCACGTGATGTATGCAGGAAAAGTAATTGAATTAAGCGATCGTCGGGGGCTTTTCTATCAGTCCGCTCATCCTTACACAAAAGGGCTGTTACGTTCTATTCCCCGATTAGACGATGCAAAAGAGGAACTTGTGCCAATTTCCGGGACACCACCAGATTTGTTTTCACCACCAACAGGCTGTCCGTTTGCGGCTCGTTGTCACTATGCGATGGATGTTTGTCGTCATCACATGCCTGAGATGACAAAAGTGTCCGAGACTCATCAAGCGGCATGTTGGTTGCTTGATGAAAGGTCAAAGCAAGTATTTAAAGAATTAGCATAA
- a CDS encoding peptide ABC transporter substrate-binding protein produces MKKKWFLGTVAATMMLSACTTGTSNDNEPNENEGTEENETGDKVLIVNNGAEPVSLDPQIAFETVSSAPLNNIMEGLMRLNADHQPEEAVAERYEVSDDGLTYTFYLRENANWSNGDPVTAEDFEYAWKRLVNPDTGSPAAFLANLIDGANEFYEGEGSEDDVMVTAVDEKTLEVVLNSPQQYFLNLVTNPSFFPVHKATVEENDSWHQEADTYISNGPFELTGWDHNTELRMTRNEEYWDADSVALDGATWLMVEDQNTAYSLFEQGGLHSTTPPADLAEELIASGEVDLYDQAGTYFYRFLTTEEPFQNKKIRQAFAKSVDRQTIVDSVIRQNQNVANGFVSYGFPEPSGEDFREVGGDLFAYDVEEAQQLLAEGMEEEGYDELPSITISYSSGPPEHERIAESLQQMYAENLEVDVDLEVVEASVFLDRQRGLEMQMSRSSFVADYADPINFLESFVTDSSMNRTAWSNEEYDQLIADSKAEGDEERRFELLHEAEALVLEEMPFFPLYFYNQPVLENEAVSGIVRHPVGYTELKWADVNE; encoded by the coding sequence ATGAAAAAGAAATGGTTTTTAGGAACTGTTGCGGCCACGATGATGCTAAGTGCTTGTACAACAGGTACGTCAAATGATAACGAGCCAAACGAGAACGAGGGAACCGAAGAAAATGAAACCGGCGATAAAGTACTTATTGTGAACAATGGTGCAGAGCCTGTTAGCTTAGATCCACAAATTGCGTTCGAAACGGTTTCGAGTGCACCGTTAAATAATATTATGGAAGGGTTAATGCGACTAAATGCAGATCATCAGCCTGAAGAGGCAGTGGCAGAACGGTACGAGGTATCAGACGATGGGTTAACCTATACGTTTTACCTTCGAGAAAATGCAAACTGGTCGAATGGAGATCCTGTGACAGCTGAAGATTTTGAGTATGCCTGGAAACGACTTGTTAATCCAGATACAGGTTCGCCAGCTGCTTTTTTAGCAAATTTGATTGATGGCGCAAATGAATTTTATGAAGGTGAAGGTTCTGAAGATGACGTGATGGTGACGGCTGTTGATGAAAAGACGTTAGAAGTTGTTCTCAATAGTCCGCAACAATACTTTTTAAACTTAGTAACCAATCCTTCTTTCTTTCCCGTTCATAAAGCGACTGTAGAGGAAAATGATTCATGGCATCAAGAAGCAGATACGTACATTAGCAATGGACCATTCGAATTAACTGGCTGGGATCATAATACGGAACTACGAATGACTCGTAATGAAGAATACTGGGATGCAGATTCTGTTGCCCTTGATGGAGCGACTTGGCTCATGGTAGAAGATCAAAATACGGCCTACAGTTTATTTGAGCAAGGCGGACTTCATTCAACAACGCCTCCAGCAGATTTGGCAGAAGAGTTAATTGCTAGTGGAGAAGTAGATTTATATGATCAAGCGGGAACGTATTTTTATCGATTCTTAACGACAGAAGAACCATTTCAAAATAAAAAAATTCGGCAAGCATTTGCTAAATCTGTTGATCGACAAACGATCGTGGATAGCGTAATTCGTCAAAACCAAAATGTTGCAAATGGCTTTGTGTCCTATGGATTCCCGGAACCTTCTGGTGAAGATTTTAGAGAGGTAGGCGGTGACTTATTTGCATACGATGTAGAAGAGGCACAGCAGCTCCTTGCTGAAGGAATGGAAGAAGAAGGGTATGATGAGCTTCCATCTATTACAATCTCGTATAGTTCTGGACCTCCTGAACATGAGCGGATTGCAGAAAGCTTACAGCAGATGTATGCCGAAAATCTTGAGGTTGATGTAGATCTTGAAGTAGTAGAGGCGAGTGTATTTTTAGATCGTCAACGTGGGTTAGAAATGCAAATGTCTCGTTCCTCTTTTGTGGCAGACTATGCTGACCCGATTAACTTTTTAGAAAGCTTTGTGACAGATAGCTCCATGAATCGCACAGCATGGTCAAACGAAGAGTATGACCAATTAATTGCTGATTCTAAAGCTGAAGGAGATGAAGAGCGGAGATTTGAACTTCTGCACGAAGCGGAAGCATTAGTATTAGAAGAAATGCCGTTCTTTCCACTTTATTTTTATAACCAGCCAGTATTGGAAAATGAAGCCGTTTCAGGCATTGTTCGCCACCCAGTTGGGTATACAGAGCTAAAGTGGGCAGATGTAAATGAATAA
- a CDS encoding C40 family peptidase: MIEKRVSVPVSTVWTTNTSPRPIDQLITEEPYRIDVYLATMSYEDRLQLCTDNLAQTQLLFNDRVEVLNEENGWSEIIIPDQPTVKHVNGYPGWVPSRHLTASNHVNSEQSVLITSQTAWLYTLQKQRWLHLSFGTTFEVTTAEDDWIRVRTPLGEGYMERMEVSFQQFEKNGTAFLTNARRFLGLPYLWAGMSGFGFDCSGFVYRMYKSSGIILPRDASNQFQTGIVINEKEMEQGDLLYFAYDEGAGSVHHVAMYAGNGKIIHAPKTGKNVEEIALSGTIYDKELCGVRRFSSSSLWEVNAS, translated from the coding sequence ATGATAGAAAAGCGCGTAAGTGTGCCGGTATCAACAGTTTGGACGACAAACACATCCCCACGACCAATTGATCAACTGATTACAGAAGAGCCTTATCGAATAGATGTGTATTTAGCTACTATGTCATATGAAGACCGTCTGCAGCTGTGCACAGATAATCTCGCACAGACACAACTTTTATTTAACGATCGAGTCGAAGTGTTAAATGAAGAAAACGGATGGTCCGAAATTATCATCCCTGATCAACCGACAGTGAAGCATGTAAATGGATACCCAGGTTGGGTGCCAAGCCGTCATCTTACTGCTTCAAACCATGTCAACAGTGAGCAAAGCGTACTGATTACGAGTCAAACTGCTTGGCTTTATACGCTACAAAAACAGCGTTGGCTCCACCTTAGCTTTGGAACAACGTTTGAAGTAACAACCGCTGAAGATGACTGGATTCGTGTGCGCACGCCACTTGGAGAAGGGTATATGGAGAGGATGGAGGTTTCGTTTCAGCAATTTGAAAAGAATGGAACGGCCTTCTTAACAAATGCAAGGCGGTTTCTCGGTCTTCCTTATCTCTGGGCAGGCATGAGCGGTTTTGGGTTTGATTGTTCAGGTTTTGTTTATCGAATGTATAAAAGTAGCGGCATCATTCTTCCTAGAGATGCATCGAATCAATTTCAAACAGGGATTGTGATTAATGAAAAGGAGATGGAGCAAGGGGACCTGCTTTATTTTGCTTATGACGAAGGGGCAGGTAGCGTCCATCACGTAGCGATGTACGCTGGAAACGGAAAGATCATTCACGCACCTAAAACGGGGAAAAACGTTGAAGAGATTGCGCTAAGCGGAACGATTTATGATAAAGAATTGTGTGGCGTTAGAAGATTTAGTAGTTCCTCATTATGGGAGGTGAATGCGTCATGA